GCGCCACGGCAACTATGATCGGGGGACTGTACTGGAAAAAAGCCTCCAGAGCAGGCGCCTTAGCCGCGTTATTGGGCGGATTGGTGTCGTTGGTGGGGATATTCCCTGAAACCCTCCAGCACATCGCGCCATGGCTGACGATAGGCGTGCTGGGGCTCGGCAATTATGTTTTGTGCATGGTATTAATGGTGGTATTCTCCCTGTGGTTTCCCGATAACTCTGCAAAAAATAGCTGATATGGAATACTGGATAACCTTCTGGACGATTGTATGTGTAACTGGTTTTGTCAGTTTTGCAATTACGGTTTTTGCTATTATTCCACTGGGGTTTCGGGATATTTTCCGGTTATTCAGAAAGTTACGTGAACGGTGACTATTTTGAAAATTTTCATTCGTACATTCAACGAAACAAATAAGCAGGCCACCTATGAATAATCGAACGACCCGAACCATCCTGATTGCTCTTGCTATTCCGACAATTTACGCAGTGGGTTTGCGGCTTTTTTACGGGGTCAAGACGTGGAATGAGCTCTTTTCCGTAATGTCAGTTTCCTTTCTGCTCTGCCTGCCGACGATCATTGGTGCATTGGCAGTATATCTGTCTCCTGAAGAAAAGGCCAAAAATATCGCCTACAGGATTTTTGTGCCGTGGATTCCTATTTTCCTCTTTTTGATCATTACCCTGGGATTTGCTCTCGAAGGCTGGGCCTGCTGGCTGATGATTTTACCTGTTTTTCTGGTTGCGGCTTCTCTTGGCGGTCTTCTCGGCGGTTATCTCAAATTCCGTAAACCCAACAGCAATCTGAATCTTTCCCTGATGTTGCTTTTCCCCCTGCTGGTTTCCCCTATCGAAAGTTTTATCGGCGCTATCCCCGGCACCTACAAGGCATACACATCAATTGATATCGAAGCGCCCGCCGAAAAAATCTGGGACAATGTGACCCGGGTAAAAGAAATTTCCGATCAGGATGACAGCGGATATCTGAACCATTTCCTGGGATTTCCCAGACCTGTACGAGCTGAACTCAACTTTGAAGGTGAAGGCGCATACCGGGAAGCGGTTTTCACCAATGGGCTTGTTTTCCACGAAACCGTAACCGAATACATCGACAATGAAAAAATGGTGTTTTCGATTAAAGCCAATCCCTTCGAAATTCCATCCACTACGCTCGACGAGCATGTACTCATCGGCGGTGATTATTTTGACGTGTTGAGTGGAACCTATGAACTGGAAAAACTGGAAAACGGAAAATACAGACTCCATTTGTACAGCCAGTTTAAAATGAATACAACCTTCAATTTTTATGCAGGGTGGTGGGGAAAATGGATTATGAAAGACATTCAGAACAACATCCTCAGAATCCAGAAAAAGCGAGCGGAAGCTATATAAACATTCCATTTGAAATACATCATTGCGATAAAACCTCCTCTGCAAAACTGCCTGTCTGCCCTTGCAGCTGCGTGGTACTTTGCGGAACGCTGCGTTTAATTACAAAAAACATATCTCCGATATACAGAAAAATATTTCTGATTCAGTCCAAAATCGCCAAATTCGTTTGTCTTCAGGGTGTAGTTAATATCTAAAACATTACAAAATGGACGAATTTATTCTGATTTTCAGACACGAAGACGGCGGCAAACTCGCCTCTCCCGAGCAAATGCAGATGTGGATGAAACAAACGATGGACTGGATTGGCGGCATTGCTGCACAAAACAAATATGTATCCGGCACCGGACTGCCCTTTGAAGATGCCCGCGTCGTGACGGCAACCAGCACCGACAAAGTAGTGACCAACGGCCCCTTCGGAGACATCAAAGAAACCATCGGCGGATTTATCATTGTAAAAGCAGAATCAGCAGAGGAAGCCGTTGAATTTGCCAAAGGATCTCCCGTTTTGCAGGGCGAAGGCAATAGCATCGAAGTGAGGAAAATCGCCAAAAATTAGTGCGGGCGGCAATAGCGTTTATTGCCCCTGCATAACAGCGGGGGCCTTCTCCACTTATGAACTCACCCGATCTCATACCGCATTTATTCCGAACCGAGTTCCGGAAAATCACCGCAGTGCTTTGCCGGCATATGGGGATTGAACATCTCGAAGCGGCAGAGGACATCACCAGCGAAACATTTTTATCCGCCATGGAAATCTGGCCCTACAAAGGTATGCCCGAAAACCCAAAGGCGTGGCTCTATACCGTAGCAAAAAATAAAGCCCGCAATCATCTCCACCGCAGCCAGATTTTCTCCGAAAAAGTAGTAAATCATTTCAAGTCTTCTGTTTCCGAACATTTGCCAACAGAGATTGACCTCTCAGACCAGAACATTAGCGACAGCCAGTTGCAGATGTTGTTTGCCATTTGCCACCCGTCGTTGTCCGCAGAAGCACAAATCGGCCTTTCACTGCGGATTCTTTGCGGATTTGGGATTGAAGAAATCGCCAATGCATTTTTGACAGGCAAAGACACCATTAACAAACGCCTGTACCGGGCGAAAGAAAAGTTGCGGCAGGAAAAAGTACAGATAGCGTTTCCCGCCGAAAATGAGATCAACCAAAGACTGGAAACAGTAATGGCGACCCTGTATTTGCTGTACAATGAGGGATATTATTCGGAAAGCCAGGATGTGGTGCTGCGGGAAGACCTTTGTCTGGAAGCTATGCGACTGACTTACCTGCTGATCGAAAATGAAAAAACCAATCTGCCCTCAGTCAATGCCTTACTCGCATTGATGTGTTTTCACAGCTCGAGGTTTCCTGCGAGGAAAAACCAAAACGGAGAAATCATCCTGTACCAAGACCAGGATGAAAGCCTGTGGAATCAGGAATTGATAGCCAAAGGCGCATTTCATCTTCAGCAGGCATCGCAGGGAAATACCCTTTCCAAATATCATCTGGAGGCGGGGATTGCCTGGTGGCATACACAAAAAGCTGACACAAAAGAGAAGTGGGAACATATTCTGCAACTATACAACCGCCTGCTACAGATGGAATATTCGCCCATCGCTGCGCTCAACCGGACCTACGCACTTTCCAAAGCCAATGGCAACACAGAAGCCATTTGCGAAGCCGAAAAATTACAACTGACGGAAAACCACTACTACTATACCCTGCTCGGCGAACTCTACAAAAATATAGACGAAAAAAAATCGAGGCAAAATTTCCAGATTGCCTTATCCATGGCCCGCACGCAGGCAGACAAGCAAACCATCAGAAAAAAACTGGGCAATTTTTGAAAGCGCCTCACCTCGTGTTACTTTTACCCAAACTCATCCCAAACCATGACCAGCGATCACAAAATCACCTTTCAGTTTATCAGCGAACCAGCAGATGTAAATTTTGGCGGAAAAGTACACGGCGGTGTAGTGATGAAATGGATCGACCAGACCGCCTACACCTGTGCGAGAAACTGGTCGGAAAGTTATTGCGTAACCGTGTATGTAGGGGGAATCAGGTTTTATAAACCCATCAACATTGGCGAAGTGATCAGGATAGAGTCCACGGTCATCTATACCGGCAATTCCAGTATCCATATAGCGGTGGATGTTTTTTCCAGGAATTTTTCTCAGACTCAGTTTCAAAAGAAAACCCACTGTGTCATTGTCTTTGTTTCCGTCGATGAAAACGGCGATCCTATCCCCACGAAAAAATGGCAGCCCCGCACCGAAAAAGAAAAAAAGCTGGAAGAATACGCCCGCAAGCTCAAAGCCCTGCGCGAGCATATTGAGAATGAGATGAGACCATTTTTGGAGGAGTAGGGGGGGTTATAGGTTCTGCTGATTTACAATCTCCTGAAAGCGGGCTTCGCCGATTTGGGTACGGATTTGGTGGAGGTAGTTTTCGGGAGATTTCATATTAGGGGAACCGATTTTTCGGAAGATAGACTGAGCTTCAAGAAAAAATGGAAGTGCTTTTTCGGGGCTTTTTTGGTTTTCTAAAATAATTCCGCCCAAATTACTTAAGGTTACTGCCGTTCCATTTATATCGCCTATTTCACGTCTTAGCGATAGACTTTGCTCCAAATACTTAGATGCAGAATCCGAGTCTCCTTTTGCCCTGTATATCTGACCGAGGTTATTTAAAGTTGTACCTTCTCCTGACTTATCACCTATTTTCCTTTGTATTGACAGGCTTTCTTCAAGATACTTTAAGGTTACAGAAGTAAATTCATCTCCTTTTATCATATAAATACCTCCAATATTATTCAGAGTCCGTGCTTCTCCTAAATGGTATCCTATTTTACGAACGATAGAAAGGCTTTCTAATAAATACTTTTGTGCCAACCTATAGTCACCAAGGTCTTTATATACTTGACCAATATTATTTAGAATTGTGCCTTCAATTATCTTGTCTCCGATTTCCCGACTTATCTTCAGACTTTCTTCCAGATACCAGAGTGCAGTTTTATAGTCCCCACGCGCAGCATAGATTTGGCTAATTGTATTAAGAGATTCTCCCTCCCCCGATTTATCCCCAATCTCGCGGCTAATGCTCAGGCTTTTTTCCAGATATTCCCGAGCCCTTTCTAATTCTCCCTGATAATAATGCACATCCCCTAATTCGGCTAATGCAACTGCCTCTGCCTGTGAGCTTTGTGTTTCTCTCGCAATCTCCAACGCTAACTGGAAGGCTTTTTCCGCCAATTTGTACTCACTAAGTTGTAGATGTATTTTGCCAATCCGGTTATGAAGTGTTGCAAGCAGGTTTCGGCTTCCGGGCAAGGTATCAATGTCGTTAATACGTTTTTGCAATACGTCCAGTTCATACCGAGCCTCTTCCAGACTCGCAAAACCGGCATACCGCTTCCCATTATCCGTTATAAATGTTATATCTGATATTTCCTGTGGTTCAACATCTAACTCTGCCACCAGATTACGCAGCGACCAAAGATCGGGCATTGTACGTGCCAACCGATGCAGGTAATCTCCGCCTATAGGTAAAAGAAGAATCAATCCAAACTGGTATTTTGATAATCCATCCCGGCGCTGGTTGAAACTTCGGGTAAAGCTGATATCATTCAACAATTCCACTATATGTTGAATCACTAAAAATCCAGATGGAGGCTCCTGAAGAAACTGCAATATCCCTGCTGAACCGTCTTTTAATGCGTCTAGTTCGTAGAGATTGCGGGTCGGAAAAACTGTTTTCAATCGTAACCTCAACTCATCGATAGCACTATGATGGTTATACTGCACGATTATAAGGCGAAATTGCTCCGCACGCAATGCCCTTTCGATAAGGCTCAGTTCCGTTTCCAGTTTATTTTCCAAGTACTCTTTGTTGGTATAGATCAGATAGTTCGACAACAGGGTTTACGCGCTTGTATGAACCATCGTTATACTCCATTAGTATAATATCTTCCAGCATTTCTCCGACGAGATCATCAAAAGGACTGGATCGCCCTGCCAGGTTATCCTCATGTATTTCCTTTAATCTGTCCAGTTTTTCCTGTGTAAGATACTGGGCGGTTTGGTTTGCCAGACGTTTTAAAGCTTCCTGAAAACAGGTTTCATCCAAAATACCTTTACTTTCGTCTGCAAAAAAAGCTGCAGCCTCAAGAATCCGAAGCAGCTCTCTGGGGGATCCTCCGCCAAAGCGAATAAATTTTCGCACCAGTTCTTTGCTCTCAAACAAACTTAAATCAATTCGCTTGCTGATAAACTCTTCAAATACAAGAAAAGCCATTTCTACATCATTTCCCTGACGTTCAATAATTTTTACATACGGAAATGACTCTACAGTACTAAACTGATTGATTTTCTGTCTTTCTTTCATCAGTTCAATGGGTAGGGTAAAAATGGTATAGGCTTTGATTTGCCGTAACCGGTTGGATTCATCAATAACCAGCTTACGACGCATTTCAGCACTCATTGTCTTTTCCAATCCATCAATGATATATAAAATTTCCTGACCTTTCCCAGCTTGTCTCAAAGAAAGATTTGCCTCTTCGATATATTGGTTGAAGAGATTGGCAAAGTCGGGAAATCTGTTTTTAAGGCTACTTCGAATGGTTGTTGCGCGCTCTTTACTACCTTGCAACCCCACCTTAATTTGCCCAAAAATATTCAGAATTGTTTTTAGCAAGGGAGGTGATTCTACATTTACTCCTAGTTCAAACCCCAACTCTCCTTTAAGGGCCGCACGGATTTCAGTCTCACGTTGCTGAAACCATGCCTGCATCCTTTTGATAATTCCCTTATCTACTGGTACATAAGCCTGATCAAGCTCATAAGTAAGACGCTCAAGTTGAAAAATGAGCACATCCATATACTCGACATCATTCATGTCAAGGGCTTCCTCAATGTTGCAGGTAACCACAAAATAACATTCCGGTCTGTGAAGATTCCTTGCATACTTAGTCAGTTCGGATGTTTTCCCTGATCCTTTCATCCCACCAAGGAAAAAGAGTTTCTTCTCACCACTATTCAGATCTGCATCAAAAGAAAAACCACCATCACTTGTTTTTACATTCAGAATCCTATACACAACCTTTTCCCTGAAATCGCCACGTACATGACTAAAATCTGTATAAAACGGGTGATCAGGGTAAACCGGTTCATTAAATTTTACTGCCTGATCAATTTCATCAAGGGTAAATGCTTTAGATGATTGCATATAGAAATCTTGCGTTTACTCAAAGATAATCATTCCTTTGAAAACAAGCATCTATCATTGTTAATTACCCCCATGCCCATCATCACTCTTAATACCACCATTGAAGCTCCGGTCAAAATGTGTTTTGACCTGTCGAGGAGTATTGATCTTCATAAAATCAGTACACAAAAGACAAATGAAGAAGCCATTGAAGGGAAAATCACCGGGCTGATCGGACTGAATGAAACCGTCAAATGGCGGGCGAGGCATTTTGGGGTTATGCAGACGCTGACGGTCAGAATTACAGAATACCATCCGCCGCATCATTTCCGCGATGAGATGATACAGGGGATTTTTAAGTCTTTTGTCCACAATCATACATTTGGTGCCATCAACCCCAACCGTACCCTGATGACCGATGAACTACACTTCCGGGCGCCGCTGGGGATACTGGGCAAAATCGCGGAAACAGTCGTGCTCAAAACATACCTTTCGCGATTCCTGGCGATCAGAAATCAGGTGATAAAAGATTTTGCGGAATCAGAGAAATGGAAGTTGATTCCGGGAATGAAAGAATCGCAGGAGGCATAAACTTTTACCATTCTCCCCATGAACACCGACCTCATCACCTACTACCGCAAAAGGGCAAAGGAATACGAGAAGATTTACGATAAACCGGAGCGCCAGGCTGACCTTGTCGAAGCGACTACGTTTTTGCAGGATTGTTTTGCGGGGAAAAGTGTGCTGGAAATTGCCTGCGGCACGGGATATTGGACGGAGCGGATTGCCGCGACTGCCACTTCGGTGCTTGCCACTGACGTCAATGCGACGGTGATTGATGTGGCGAAAAACAAAACCTTCCCCCGCCACAATGTGGCTTTTGAGGTTGCGGATCTGTACCAGTTCCAGCCTGCTGAAAAATACGATGCGGTATTCGGCGGGTTTATATGGAGCCATATTTTGCTGGAAGATTTGGACGAATTTATCCGCACGGTAAACAACCTCGTTAAGCCCGGAGGCCAGGTGGTTTTTATGGATAATCGTTATGTTTCCGGCAGTAGTACACCGATTACTTCGACCGATGTCAATGGCAATACTTTTCAAACCCGCAAACTGGAAAACGGCGACACATGGCAAGTGCTGAAAAACTTTCCTTCAGTAGATTTTTTGAAAAACACACTCAGAAGTCAGTCAATACGGGTAGCAGTAAAGACCCTTGAATATTACTGGATTGCGGTAGGGGGAAAGTGATGTCTCCATACTTTACCCCACAATCGAAACTCCCACAAGCTTTCCGATTCCGAAGGTAACTGCTGCTGCAGCTAAACCAAAAAGCACCTGCCGGAAACCCGAATACCAAATGCTTTTTCCGGTAAAAAGGGTGATCGAACTGCCTATTAAAAATAACCCTACTGCGCTTAAGGCTGTGCTGATAATGATCGCCGTCATTCCTTCTGTGAAGAAAAACGGTATAACCGGAATAACAGCTCCCACCGCAAACAGTATAAACGATGTAACCGCGGCCTCCATGGCTGAACCTTTCAAATCTTCGCTGTTTATCCCGAGTTCCTCTTTGATCAGCACCTCGTGCGCATGATCTTTATCTGCCATGATTTCTTTTGCCATTTCGCGTGCCTGCTCTGCCGGAATTCCCTTCGATTGATAGATTAATGCCAGTTCTTTCTCCTCTCCCTCCGGATTGGTTTCCAGTTCTTCCATCTCCAGTTGCATCTGATTTTCGTACAATTCCTGCGAACTTTTTACTGAAATCCATTCGCCCAAAGCCATAGACAAAGCCCCTGCCAGCAATCCGGAAAGTCCTGCCAGCAAAATCCCACTGCCTCCACTGGTAGCACCGGCAATTCCCATGACCAGACTAAAGTTGGAAACCAACCCGTCATTCCCGCCCAAAACGGCTGCCCGCAGCGCATTTCCCCCTACAGATCTATGTCTTTTTTCAAATCTGGCAAGATTAGCGCCTGAGATTTTCCGGGGGGAATTCAGCAGGTTTTTTAAAACCGTAACATGCGCCGTATCCGAAATCGAATGGGTTGACTTACTTTTATTTCTCGTGGTACGGATATTTGCGGATATGCTTTTTTCTGTGTCGAGCAACACCCCCAGTACATAGTCATAGCCGAAAACTTTGCCTATGAATTTCAGTATTTTAGCTCTCCGTGATGGTTTAGGTAAAATGGCAATATCCAGATTGCGTTTTGCCATAAAAGCCAGCGCATGCCCATGTTCGATCTCGCTCATCTGTCGAAACACATCGGCGACACTCGGATCTTCTTCATTTTCAGCAAGCACCTGATACAGAAATGCTGCATCAACTTCGGTTTGAATGTTCTTTAAGTTTTCCATAGCGATATATTGGCCGGATGTGTTTAATGTTCTTACTTCCCCCACATTTTATCCCAGAATTCTTTCAACTCCTTCTTGCCCAATCGGCTGATATCGGGATTTGCCTGGATGATACCGTCATATTCCCCCTCCTTCTGATATACCTCAAAGGTGAATACATACTCAGGGTCGCTGGCGGGATCCCAGCCGTTGAGCAATCCAAACCGCAAATCGTGCCACAAAAGGGTATCATTTCGCGACTCCAGGGCATAATAACCTTTGCTCACCCAGTTAAGCCGGTCGATGACATAGTTTTCTTCTTTTCCCTTTATCAACTGGTGGTTATGGGGAATATGTATAAATGAAATACCCTGAGGATTGCCCAAAAGGGAATAATAGCCAATGTCAAATCCAAATGGTTCTTCCGCCACACAATACCAAAGCAGGTTGTTGAGCGGGGTAGGGTAGGTGGAAATGCGGGTAACGCTTTTTCCCTGCTGATGAAGCGCGTTGGTAAATACTGCCTCCACTTCCATTTTGTTGGCGAGTGTCAGTATCATATAAAAACTGCTGACCAGCAGCCCTGTAGTATTCCATATTCGCCGCCACCGGCTTTCTTTCCGTAATGTCATCGCCACAATCAGAAAGATCATAAAGGGCACAGTGTACATTGGGTCAACCACAAATATATTATTGAGCGCCACCCGGTAGTCACTGAAAGGATAAAACAACTGCGTCCCCCACGTAGTAAAACAGTCCAGCAAAGGATGGGTAATCAGCGACCAAAAAGCCATTTTCGACCACTCATTTTGTGTACCCCATTTACCTTTGTAGATCCGGTAAATGAGAAATCCCATCACCGGAGCCATCGCGACACTAAACACAATAGAATGGGTAATTCCTCTGTGTGCAATAAGGGCACCCAATGGATCCATGAAAAAATTAGCAGAAACATCAAGGTCGGGAATGGTGCCACATATCGCGCCCCAGAGTGGTGCCCGGTTACCAACCTTCTTACCTAACACAGCCTCACCGACCGCAGCGCCAAGTACTACTTGTGTGATTGAATCCATAAAATCAAAACCTTACCTTTTGTTATTTGTTAATACTCTATGAATTGTTGGCTTAACAATAAATCTGCCTGAGATTGTTTCCCCTTTTTTGAATTCCCGCAATAACGAACTATTTTGTTATGGTTGGGAGGTGAAAATCGGGGTTAATCTTCATTTTTCCCAGTCAACCACGTTGAAAAACACAATTATTGGGAATTTCTGCCATAAACCTCTGCATCGAACTCCATGAAACATCTCTCCTTTCTCTGTGTGTGGTTTTTGACCCTTCTTACTTTTATTTTTGCCGCAAAACCTGTCTTTTCTCAAATTGACTTCACGGCAAATGTCACTTCCGGATGCAGTCCTATGGTGGTGAATTTCACGCCTACAGCTCCGGGTGCCATCTCTTATAGCTGGAATCTCGGAAATGGAACCATGTCTTCCCTCCAAAATCCAGGTGCCACCTATACCACAGCCGGGCAGTTTACCGTAACCCTATCTGTTGCCTATGCAAATGGAACAACACAATCTGTTACAAAGCCCGGATTTATCACCATTTTCGCAAACCCCACCTCAAATTTCTCTGCCAATATACTCAACATCTGTCAGGGGGAAAGTGTTCAATTTACTGATCTCTCCACACCCGGCTCAAACCCCATCACTTCATGGCTATGGGACTTTGGAGACGGATATACGAGCACGCAGATCAATCCCAATCATACTTTTACGGTTCCGGGTGTTTTTCCAATCACACTTGTAACCAGTGATGTCAACGGGTGTCAGAATATTCTCCTTAAACCTGGATATATTCTTGTCAACCCTACACCCAACGCCAATTTTACTGTGAATAATGCACTGGGATGTACGGCACCCCATAGTGTAACTTTTACCAGTTCGCCCAATGGCCCTTCAGTATCGCATGCATGGACACTTGGCAACGGCGCCACCCCTACAACGGCAAATCCGAGCACTACATATACCGCTCCGGGCTCCTATACAGTCACACATATTGTTACCGATACGCTGGGTTGTGCCGATACAGTTGTAAAAACCAACCTGATCAGTGTAGGACAAAATACGGTAAATATTCAAGCCAGTGATTATCTGGTTTGTCCGGATGAGGTAGTGAATTTTTTTTGTAATTCACCGGTAGGTTCGCTGGTAAGCTGGAATTTTGGCGTGCCCGGGCCAGGCTCTACAGCGTGTAACCCCACATTCTCGTATAATCAACCCGGCTCATATATTGTGTCAGCAACCATTACCAGCGGGAGTGGATGTACATTTACCGGATCGACCATTATCACAGTCAGTGCACCACCTGTTGTGGATTACGCTGTCTCGGATACACTCTTCTGCGATCCGCCCTTTTCTGTCACCTTTACCAATAATACTACGGGCGCCACTACTTATTTCTGGGAGTTTGGCGACGGAGCAACCTCTGCGGCGGCAAATCCTTCCCACACTTATCCGACGCTGCCGGTGTTTAGTCCTACCGGGCAACCATATTATTATGACGTAACCCTTACCGCAACTAATGCCGTCGGCTGCTCAACCGCAATCGAAAAGCCTCTTTATGTGGTTACCGGACAAACAGGCGCTTTTTTTGACGCAATTATCCGCGATGGATGCGCGCCACTGGATGTGGATTTTGTTTCACTCAGTTATTCCCCGTCTCCCGTCATCAGCTATTTCTGGGATTTTGGTAATGGCCAAACTGATACCGTAGCAAACCCTACGACAACGTACCTTGATACCGGGGCTTATGACGTAACCCTTATTATAGAAACGCTTCATGGATGCCGTGATACGCTATCGGCATCAGGCTATATCGAAGTGGGCGAGCAACCTATTGCAGACTTTATCGCAGACACTACCTATTCCTGTGCTTCAGGCGCTATTCAGTTTACCAATCTAAGCCAGAATGCAGACAGTGCCTACTGGTATTTTGGCGATGGCGGTCAATCAGGTATATGGAGTCCTTCACATCAGTTTCAGGACACCGGATATATGGATGTGATGCTAATTGTCTTTGACAGGGGTTGTCCCGACACCCTTATTAAACCCGCATATATCTATATCGATCCCCCTCTTGCACTGTTTTTGCCTTTGCAGCCATTTATTTGCCATGCACCCGATACGATACAGTTTACGGACTTTTCCATAGGCGCACAACACTGGCTCTGGGACTTTGGCGACAATACCCCTACTTCGACGTTGCAGAGTCCTGAGCATATTTACACTCAGGAGGGGACATATGTTGTTACATTGATTGTCCAAAATGACTCCACACAATGTGGCGATACGACCAATACCGTGATAACCATAAAAGAGGTGGAAGCTGATTTTGTAACTGATACCACCTTCGGCTGCCGGCCTTTGACAGTAAACTTTACCGACTCGTCCTACAATGCAGTCAATTGGTTCTGGAACTTCGGAGATGGAAATACATCCGTCACACAAAATCCTACCCATACTTATCAGAACTCGGGCGTATATACAGTATCGCTATTTGTGCTAA
The DNA window shown above is from Bacteroidia bacterium and carries:
- a CDS encoding YciI family protein; its protein translation is MDEFILIFRHEDGGKLASPEQMQMWMKQTMDWIGGIAAQNKYVSGTGLPFEDARVVTATSTDKVVTNGPFGDIKETIGGFIIVKAESAEEAVEFAKGSPVLQGEGNSIEVRKIAKN
- a CDS encoding sigma-70 family RNA polymerase sigma factor, which encodes MNSPDLIPHLFRTEFRKITAVLCRHMGIEHLEAAEDITSETFLSAMEIWPYKGMPENPKAWLYTVAKNKARNHLHRSQIFSEKVVNHFKSSVSEHLPTEIDLSDQNISDSQLQMLFAICHPSLSAEAQIGLSLRILCGFGIEEIANAFLTGKDTINKRLYRAKEKLRQEKVQIAFPAENEINQRLETVMATLYLLYNEGYYSESQDVVLREDLCLEAMRLTYLLIENEKTNLPSVNALLALMCFHSSRFPARKNQNGEIILYQDQDESLWNQELIAKGAFHLQQASQGNTLSKYHLEAGIAWWHTQKADTKEKWEHILQLYNRLLQMEYSPIAALNRTYALSKANGNTEAICEAEKLQLTENHYYYTLLGELYKNIDEKKSRQNFQIALSMARTQADKQTIRKKLGNF
- a CDS encoding acyl-CoA thioesterase, which encodes MTSDHKITFQFISEPADVNFGGKVHGGVVMKWIDQTAYTCARNWSESYCVTVYVGGIRFYKPINIGEVIRIESTVIYTGNSSIHIAVDVFSRNFSQTQFQKKTHCVIVFVSVDENGDPIPTKKWQPRTEKEKKLEEYARKLKALREHIENEMRPFLEE
- a CDS encoding tetratricopeptide repeat protein produces the protein MENKLETELSLIERALRAEQFRLIIVQYNHHSAIDELRLRLKTVFPTRNLYELDALKDGSAGILQFLQEPPSGFLVIQHIVELLNDISFTRSFNQRRDGLSKYQFGLILLLPIGGDYLHRLARTMPDLWSLRNLVAELDVEPQEISDITFITDNGKRYAGFASLEEARYELDVLQKRINDIDTLPGSRNLLATLHNRIGKIHLQLSEYKLAEKAFQLALEIARETQSSQAEAVALAELGDVHYYQGELERAREYLEKSLSISREIGDKSGEGESLNTISQIYAARGDYKTALWYLEESLKISREIGDKIIEGTILNNIGQVYKDLGDYRLAQKYLLESLSIVRKIGYHLGEARTLNNIGGIYMIKGDEFTSVTLKYLEESLSIQRKIGDKSGEGTTLNNLGQIYRAKGDSDSASKYLEQSLSLRREIGDINGTAVTLSNLGGIILENQKSPEKALPFFLEAQSIFRKIGSPNMKSPENYLHQIRTQIGEARFQEIVNQQNL
- a CDS encoding SRPBCC family protein, which codes for MPIITLNTTIEAPVKMCFDLSRSIDLHKISTQKTNEEAIEGKITGLIGLNETVKWRARHFGVMQTLTVRITEYHPPHHFRDEMIQGIFKSFVHNHTFGAINPNRTLMTDELHFRAPLGILGKIAETVVLKTYLSRFLAIRNQVIKDFAESEKWKLIPGMKESQEA
- a CDS encoding class I SAM-dependent methyltransferase: MNTDLITYYRKRAKEYEKIYDKPERQADLVEATTFLQDCFAGKSVLEIACGTGYWTERIAATATSVLATDVNATVIDVAKNKTFPRHNVAFEVADLYQFQPAEKYDAVFGGFIWSHILLEDLDEFIRTVNNLVKPGGQVVFMDNRYVSGSSTPITSTDVNGNTFQTRKLENGDTWQVLKNFPSVDFLKNTLRSQSIRVAVKTLEYYWIAVGGK
- a CDS encoding VIT1/CCC1 transporter family protein; translation: MENLKNIQTEVDAAFLYQVLAENEEDPSVADVFRQMSEIEHGHALAFMAKRNLDIAILPKPSRRAKILKFIGKVFGYDYVLGVLLDTEKSISANIRTTRNKSKSTHSISDTAHVTVLKNLLNSPRKISGANLARFEKRHRSVGGNALRAAVLGGNDGLVSNFSLVMGIAGATSGGSGILLAGLSGLLAGALSMALGEWISVKSSQELYENQMQLEMEELETNPEGEEKELALIYQSKGIPAEQAREMAKEIMADKDHAHEVLIKEELGINSEDLKGSAMEAAVTSFILFAVGAVIPVIPFFFTEGMTAIIISTALSAVGLFLIGSSITLFTGKSIWYSGFRQVLFGLAAAAVTFGIGKLVGVSIVG
- a CDS encoding metal-dependent hydrolase codes for the protein MDSITQVVLGAAVGEAVLGKKVGNRAPLWGAICGTIPDLDVSANFFMDPLGALIAHRGITHSIVFSVAMAPVMGFLIYRIYKGKWGTQNEWSKMAFWSLITHPLLDCFTTWGTQLFYPFSDYRVALNNIFVVDPMYTVPFMIFLIVAMTLRKESRWRRIWNTTGLLVSSFYMILTLANKMEVEAVFTNALHQQGKSVTRISTYPTPLNNLLWYCVAEEPFGFDIGYYSLLGNPQGISFIHIPHNHQLIKGKEENYVIDRLNWVSKGYYALESRNDTLLWHDLRFGLLNGWDPASDPEYVFTFEVYQKEGEYDGIIQANPDISRLGKKELKEFWDKMWGK